A DNA window from Enterobacter cloacae subsp. cloacae ATCC 13047 contains the following coding sequences:
- a CDS encoding EamA family transporter produces MTLSVFCILLFAALLHASWNAIVKAGTDKLYSAISVSGSATLIALVLLPFSPQPSVASWPFLVVSCALQVVYTVLVAKTYQVSDMSQTYPLMRGTAPLLVALISVLVLGDSLSWLAWAGIGVICLSILAMAMNGRLQSRKGIWLALLNACFIAGYTLVDGTGVRLSDTALGYTLWTFFMNGFCLLCWAMVARRREASSYLRLHWKKGLLGGVGTMGSYGLALWAMTQAPLAVVAALRETSILFGALIAFVLLKEKVAGLRIAAALGIAAGAILLRLA; encoded by the coding sequence ATGACCCTCTCCGTTTTCTGTATTTTGCTGTTCGCCGCACTGCTGCACGCCAGCTGGAACGCCATTGTCAAAGCCGGAACGGATAAGCTTTACTCGGCGATCAGCGTTAGCGGCTCCGCCACGCTCATTGCACTGGTTTTATTGCCATTTTCTCCTCAACCCTCCGTAGCCAGCTGGCCATTTTTAGTGGTCTCCTGCGCGCTGCAGGTGGTGTACACGGTACTGGTGGCGAAGACGTATCAGGTCTCAGACATGAGCCAGACCTATCCGCTGATGCGCGGAACAGCCCCACTGCTGGTGGCGCTGATCAGCGTGCTGGTGCTCGGGGATAGCCTCTCCTGGCTCGCCTGGGCGGGCATCGGGGTGATCTGCCTGTCGATCCTCGCGATGGCGATGAATGGCCGATTGCAGTCCCGCAAAGGGATCTGGCTGGCACTGCTGAACGCCTGCTTTATCGCCGGCTATACGCTGGTGGACGGAACGGGCGTACGTTTATCGGATACCGCGCTGGGCTATACGCTGTGGACCTTCTTTATGAACGGCTTCTGCCTGCTGTGCTGGGCAATGGTGGCGCGACGCCGCGAAGCTTCCAGCTACCTGCGTTTGCACTGGAAAAAGGGGTTGCTCGGTGGGGTGGGAACCATGGGCTCGTATGGCCTGGCCTTATGGGCGATGACGCAGGCTCCGCTGGCGGTTGTCGCTGCGCTACGTGAAACCTCCATACTCTTCGGTGCGCTGATCGCATTTGTGCTTTTAAAAGAAAAGGTTGCCGGTCTGCGTATCGCTGCCGCGTTGGGTATTGCAGCCGGTGCGATCCTGCTGCGTCTGGCGTAA
- a CDS encoding GNAT family N-acetyltransferase — MSRLLIEPITPEEPGYIALKAESIAANFNMLRRLEENWQRGENRFNAPGEKLLGAFLNGKLVGVCGLNRDPFSQQPRAGRIRHLYVSEKCRGLGIGKQLLTVVMADASIWFDFLNTHAPDTACGFYRRAGFRLVSDEPRVTHRLFCAV; from the coding sequence ATGTCGCGTCTGTTAATTGAACCCATCACGCCGGAAGAGCCCGGGTATATCGCGCTGAAAGCCGAAAGCATCGCGGCGAATTTCAATATGCTGCGCAGGCTGGAAGAGAACTGGCAGCGTGGTGAAAACCGCTTTAACGCGCCGGGTGAAAAGCTGCTGGGTGCCTTTTTAAACGGCAAGCTGGTGGGCGTCTGCGGCCTTAACCGCGATCCGTTCAGCCAGCAGCCGCGTGCCGGACGTATTCGCCATCTTTATGTCAGCGAGAAGTGCCGCGGTCTGGGCATTGGTAAACAGCTGTTAACGGTGGTGATGGCCGATGCCAGCATCTGGTTTGATTTCCTCAATACCCATGCACCCGATACGGCCTGCGGCTTCTACCGTCGGGCAGGCTTCAGGCTGGTGTCAGACGAGCCACGGGTTACCCATCGTCTCTTTTGCGCGGTGTAG
- the tisB gene encoding type I toxin-antitoxin system toxin TisB, translating into MSVVDMVILILKLIVAVLQLLDAVLKYLR; encoded by the coding sequence ATGAGCGTAGTGGATATGGTGATACTTATCCTCAAACTCATTGTTGCTGTTCTGCAACTGCTTGATGCTGTCCTGAAATACCTTCGGTGA
- a CDS encoding Hcp family type VI secretion system effector — MSNPAYLFLTDENGSPMVGPCLVSGREGAIELKSFTHNVNIPVDGNTGKLTGTRIHMPVMFQKEFDRVTPFLFRALSTGRTLQSATIKMYQINEAGLEQEYFNIIMENVKITSITPDLYPGANTGTHLETVLIRYEKITWKHCDGNVIYSDAWNERATY; from the coding sequence ATGTCAAATCCGGCTTATTTGTTTCTGACAGATGAAAATGGTTCGCCAATGGTAGGTCCCTGCCTGGTGTCAGGGCGTGAAGGCGCAATTGAACTTAAATCGTTCACTCATAATGTCAATATCCCGGTCGACGGGAATACCGGGAAATTGACGGGCACGCGCATACATATGCCCGTCATGTTCCAGAAGGAATTTGATCGTGTCACTCCGTTTTTATTTCGGGCGTTGAGTACGGGGAGAACGCTTCAGTCAGCCACCATAAAGATGTATCAGATTAATGAGGCTGGTTTAGAGCAGGAGTATTTTAATATCATTATGGAGAATGTAAAAATAACTTCTATTACACCCGATTTGTATCCAGGTGCCAACACCGGAACACACCTCGAAACGGTTCTCATACGCTATGAGAAAATCACCTGGAAACATTGCGACGGAAATGTCATCTATAGTGACGCCTGGAATGAGCGAGCAACATACTAA
- the ivbL gene encoding ilvB operon leader peptide IvbL — protein sequence MTASMNTATLLKTAQPAAVVVVRVVVVVGNAP from the coding sequence ATGACTGCATCCATGAACACCGCGACCCTACTAAAAACTGCGCAACCAGCCGCAGTGGTCGTCGTGCGTGTGGTGGTGGTCGTCGGCAATGCGCCGTAG